GATGCCGACATGGAACAGGATCGACCCCCAGATCAGCTGCTTGCGCCGCAAGAGTTGGCTGGACGAGGATTTCCAGGTGAAGGGATCGCGCTCATAGCGGGCGATGGAGCCCACCAGAAACACGGTCAGCGCGACATAGGGCATGACCCCGAAGATGACGAAGTTGATGTCGAAGCTCTCGAACATGTCATGCACTCCTGTGCTGCGGGGCGGGTTGGTCCATCAGGGCCAGCATGTCGCGGACCTGTGGACAGCCTGCATTGGGGTCGGGGCCGAAGGTAACTTCGGTTTCCTCCCAGACCGCATCCAGCGCCGCCAGATCGGTCGGGTCATCGTCGGGCTGGCCCAGCATTCCGGCCACGGCATCGGCATCTGCATTGCCCCCGGCCAGTGCGGAAAGGGCGGCGAACGCAGCGGCATACCCGCTCTCGCGCCGCTTGAGGCGACCCGAGAGGGCGTCGAGGATATGCGCCGCGTCCGCCAAGGTTTCCTGCGCTTCGCGTGTGGGGCGCGTCGCCAGGAATTCCAGAAGCACCGGAAGGTGGTCGGGCAGTTCGGAGGTGGCGGGTTCGAACCCGCCATCGCGGTAGGTCTCGATCAGACTGACCATCGCGCCGCCGCGCTCGCGGCTTTCGCCGTGGACGTGTTCAAAAAGGTTGAGCGACAGTGTCCGCGACCGGTCGAACAGCATCACATACCGCTCTTGCAGGTCATAGAGGTCGCCTTGCGCCAGATCTGCGGTCAGCTTCCACAGCGCGGTCTGGGTAGCAGGCGCAATGCGCGGATCAGCAGCCAGGACGGCGCCGATATCGGGCATGGCCTCCTGCAGCTCAGCCGAGGGATAGCTCAGGATCAGCGACAAGGATTTGAGGGTGCGGTCCATCAGAACGACTCCAGCGGAAGGGCGAAGGACTTTTTCTTGCCGCCGAACAGGCTGGTCTTGCCGCTCTCGCCGTCAGAACAGCCGTTGCCGTCGGTGAAGCCGCAGCCGCCACGAATGTCTGCGCCGGCCTCGTTCTGTTCGCGGTGCGCGGTGGGGATTGCGAAACGGTCCTCGTAATCCGCAATCGCCATGATCTTGTACATGTCCTCGATCATCCGGCCCGACATTCCCACGCGGGCGGCGATGCCCTCGTCGCGCACGCCATCCACCGTCAGTGCGCGCATGTAGAGGCGCATCGCCGACATGCGTTCCAGCGCCGAAACGATCGGTTCCTCATCCCCCGCCGTCAGCATGTTGGCGAGGTATTTCACCGGAATGCGCAGGGACCGCACGTCGGGCATCTGGTCGCTCATCGCGATCTGCCCCGCCTGTGCGGCGTTCTGGATCGGTGACAGCGGCGGGATGTACCAGACCATCGGCAGGGTCCGGTATTCCGGGTGCAGCGGGAAGGCCACCTTCCAGTCCATCGCCATCTTCCAGACCGGGCTGATCTTGGCGGCCTCGATCCAATCCTCCGGCACGCCATCGCGGCGGGCGGCGGCGATCACCTCGGGGTCGTTCGGGTCGAGGAACACGTCCAGCTGCGCGCCGTAAAGGTCGGTCTCGCGCTCGGCGCTCGCGGCCGCCTCGATCTTGTCGGCGTCATAGAGGATGACGCCCAGATAGCGGATGCGCCCCACGCAGGTTTCCGAACAGACCGTCGGCTGGCCGCTTTCGATACGCGGATAACAGAAGGTGCATTTCTCGGACTTGCCGGTGTCCCAGTTGTAATAGACCTTCTTGTAGGGGCAGCCAGAGATGCACATCCGCCAGCCCCGGCATTTCTCCTGGTCGATCAGGACGATGCCATCCTCCTCGCGCTTGTAGATCGCGCCCGAGGGGCAGGAGGCCGAGCAGGTCGGGTTGAGGCAGTGTTCGCACAGCCTCGGCAGATACATCATGAAGGTGTTTTCATATTCGCCGTAGATGTCCTTCTGCACCTTGTCGAAGTTGTAATCCGCCGACCGCTTCGAGAACTCGCCGCCGAGGATTTCTTCCCAGTTCGGCCCCTTCTCGATCTTCTCCATCCGTTCGCCGGTGATCTTTGACCGGGGGCGCGCGGTGGGGAAGGCCTGCATGTCGGGGGCGGATTTCAGGTGGTCATAGTCGAAATCGAACGGCTCGTAGTAGTCGTCGATTTCCGGCATCGAGGGGTTCGCGAAGATATTCGCCAGAATCCGCCATTTGGCCCCCTGCTTCGGCTGAAGCTTGCCCGAGGCGCTGCGGACCCATCCGCCATTCCAGCGCTTCTGGTTCTCCCAGTCGGTGGGATAGCCGGTGCCGGGCTTGGTTTCGACGTTGTTGAACCAGGCGTATTCAACGCCTTCCCGCGTCGTCCAGACGTTCTTGCAGGTGACCGAGCAGGTATGACAGCCGATGCATTTGTCCAGATTCAGGACCTTGCCGATTTGCGCACGAACTTTCATTCCGCTGCCTCCAGACCTTTGGTTGCGGGACGGTCGAGCCAATCGACCTTCTTCATCTTGCGGACGATCACGAATTCGTCTCGGTTACTGCCCACGGTGCCGTAGTAGTTGAACCCGTAGGAAAGTTGCGCGTAGCCGCCGATCATGTGGGTAGGCTTCAGCGTGGCGCGGGTGACCGAATTGTGGATGCCGCCCCGGTTGCCGGTCTTTTCCGACCCGGGCGTGTTCACGATCTTTTCCTGCGCGTGATACATGAACAGCGTGCCCTGCTTGATCCGCTGGGACACCACCACCCGCGCGGTCAGTGCACCGTTCACGTTGTAGGCCTCGACCCAGTCGTTATCGACAAGGCCTGCCTTCTTCGCGTCCACCTCGGACATCCAGACGACAGGCCCGCCGCGGTTCAGCGTAAGCATCAGGAGGTTGTCGGTGTAGGTGGAATGGATGCCCCATTTCTGGTGCGGCGTGATGAAGTTCAGCACGACATGCGGGTTGCCCTCGGCCGCGTCGTTGTTGACGGCCTTGGTAATGGTCTTCAGGTCCACCGGCGGGCGATAGCTGACGAAACCTTCACCGAAGGCCCGCATCCAGAGGTGATCCTGATAGAGCTGCTGCCGTCCCGTCAGCGTCCGCCACGGGATCAGCTCGTGGACGTTGGTGTAGCCCGCATTGTAGCAGACCGTTTCCGACTCAATCCCGGACCAGGTGGGCGAAGAGATGATCTTGCGCGGTTGCGCCGCGATGTCGCGGAAGCGGATCTTGGTGTGATGCGCGCCCTCGGCGAGATGGGTGTGGTGCTGGCCTGTAGGCTTCTCCAGTTCCTCCCAGGCCTTGACCGCGACCTCACCATTGGTCTCAGGCGCCAGCATCAGGATCATTTCTGCCGCGTCGATGGCGGTGTTCAGTCTGGCAAGGCCCTTAGACACGCCCTCGTCCTGCACTACCCCGTTCAGGTCGCGCAGATGCCCGACCTCGACCTTGGTATCCCAGTTGATCCCCTTGCCACCGTTGCCGAGCTTTTCCAGCAGTGGACCGACCGAGGTGAACTTCTTGTAGAGGTTGGGATAGTCCCGCTCGACCGCGATGTAGTTCGGCGCGGTCTTGCCGGGGATCAGGTCGCATTCGCCCTTTTTCCAGTCCTTCACATGCGCCTGAGCCAGTTCGGCGGCGGTGTCGTGGAGGAGCGGCAGCTGAACGATGTCGGTTTCGACCCCCAACACTTCAGGGGCCACTTCGCTGAACTTCTTCGCGATGGATTTGAAGATTTCCCAGTCCGACTTCGATTCATAGGCCGGGTCCACCGCCGCCTGCAGCGGATGGATGAAGGGGTGCATGTCGGACGTGTTCAGGTCGTCCTTTTCATACCAGGACGCGGTGGGCAGCACGATGTCGGAATAGACCGCCGTCGTCGACATGCGGAAGTCGATGCAGACCAGCAGGTCCAGCTTGCCCTTCGGTGCCTCGTCATGCCAGACGGCCTCCACGGGCTTGGCATGGCCTTCCTCGCCCAGATCCTTGCCCATGACGCCGTGGTCGGTTCCCAGAAGGTGCTTGAGGAAATACTCATGCCCCTTGCCCGAAGACCCAAGCAGGTTGGACCGCCAGACAAACAGGTTGCGCGGCCAGTTTTCCGGCGCATCCGGGTCCTGGCAGGACATTTCCAGATTGCCGGATTTCAGTTCAGCGGCAACGAACTCCTTGATGTCCTTGCCCGCTGCCTTGGCGGCCTTCGACACCTCCAGCGGGTTGGTCTTCAGCTGCGGGGCCGATGGCAGCCAGCCCATCCGTTCCGCCCGGATGTTGTAGTCAATGAGGCTGATGTCCCAGTCGCCCTTGGGCGCCGTGGGCGACAGGATTTCACCCGCGCGCAACGTCTCATACCGCCACTGGTCGGTATGGGCGTACCAGGCGCTGGTCGAGTTCATGTGCCGCGGCGGGCGGTTCCAGTCCAGCGCGAAGGCGAGGGGTGCCCAACCGGTCTGCGGCCGCAGTTTTTCCTGCCCCACATAGTGCGACCAGCCGCCGCCTTCCTGGCCGATGCAACCGCACATCACCAGCATGTTGATAATGCCGCGGTAGTTCATGTCCATGTGGTACCAGTGGTTCAGACCGGCCCCGAGGATGACCATGGACTTGCCCCGGGTCTTTTCTGCGTTGCCCGCGAATTCACGGGCCACCGCGATGATCTTTTCGCGCGCGACACCCGTGATCTTCTCCGCCCATGCCGGGGTGTAGGGTGTATCGTCGTCAAAGTTTTTCGACACCCACTCACCACCCAAGCCCCGGTCCAGCCCGTAGTTGGCGCAGAAAAGGTCAAAGACTGTGGCAACCAGCGCCTCACGCCCATCGGCCAATTTCACTTTCCGTGCGGGGATATTCCGGGCCAGCACCTCCGGCGCGTCGCATTTGACGAAGTCGCCCGTCGCGGCACCGCCGAAATAGGGAAAGTCCACACCGACGATGCTGTCGTGGTGTTCATCAAGGATCTGGCTCAGGCGCAACCGCGTCTCGGCATTGCCAGCTTCTTCGACCAGATTCCACTTGCCCTCCTCACCCCAGCGGAAGCCGATGGAGCCGTTGGGGGCAACGAAGCGACCCGTCGCCTCATCGAAGGCGACGGTCTTCCAGTCGGGGTTGTTCGCCTCGCCCAGCTTGTCGTCGAAATCCTCGGCCCGCAGCATCCGTCCTGGAACAAGGCGGCCGTCCTGTTCGTCCAGCACCACCAGCATCGGCATGTCGGTGTATTTGCGGGCGTAATCCTCGAAATACTCGGCCTGCCGGTCGAGGTGGAATTCACGCAGGATCACATGGCCCATGGCCATCGCCAGCGCCGCATCGGTGCCCGCCTGCGGGTTCAGCCAGATGTCGCCGAACTTCGCGGCTTCGGAATAGTCGGGGCTGACCACGGCGGACTTGGTGCCGCGATAGCGGACCTCGGTATAGAAGTGCGCGTCGGGCGTGCGCGTCTGCGGCACGTTCGACCCCCAAAGCATCAGGAAGCCCGCGTTGTACCAGTCGGCCGATTCCGGCACGTCGGTCTGTTCGCCCCAGGTTTGCGGCGAGGCGGGCGGCAGGTCGCAGTACCAGTCGTAGAACGACATGCAGGTGCCGCCCAGAAGCGACAGGTAGCGTGACCCCGCCGCATAGCTGACCATCGACATCGCGGGGATGGGCGAAAAGCCGAACACCCGGTCCGGTCCCCAGACCTTGGCGGTATGGGCGTTGGCGGCGGCGACGATCTCGGTCGCCTCGTCCCAGGTGGCGCGGACGAAACCGCCCTTGCCGCGCGTCTTGGTATAGCTGGCGCGCAAGGCGGGATCGGCCTGGATCGCGGCCCAGGCGGCCACAGGCGTCATCGTCGCCCGCAGCTTGCGCCATGCGCGCATCAGGCTGCCGCGGATCAGCGGGTTCTTCACACGGTTCGCGGAATACAGATACCAGCTGTAGGACGCCCCCCGCGCACAGCCGCGCGGTTCGTGGTTGGGCAGGCCCGCCCGGGTGCGCGGATAGTCGGTCTGCTGCGTCTCCCAGGTCACGATGCCGGACTTGACGTAGATCTTCCACGAACAGGATCCGGTGCAGTTCACCCCGTGGGTTGACCGCACGATCTTGTCGTGCCGCCAGCGGTTCCGATAGGTGTCCTCCCACCCCCGATCCTCGCGCGTGGTTTCACCCCAGCCGTCCGAGAAGGTTTCCAGCGTCTTCTTCTGGAGGAAGTTCAGTCTGTCGAGCAGGTGGCTCATCTTGGCGTCCTTTCGTTATTCGGCAGGGTGGGGGGCCGCAAAAGCGCGACCACGCTCGATGTCATGAAGAAGTCCGCCGGGCCGGGTGTAGACGACCCAGGTCAGGACCAGGCAGATCACGTAGAAGGCAAGGAACAGCCACAGTGCGCCGACGGGTGAGCCGGTCATCGCGATGGAAGAGCCATAGGCCTTGGGGATGAAGAAGCCGCCATAGGCGCCGATGGCGCTGGTGAAGGCGACGATGCCGCTCGACTCCATCGCGATCTGGCGGGCGCGGTCGGCGCCGGTAAGCTGCGGCATCAGGCGCGGCACTTCCTTGCCCATGATGACCGGGATCATCTGGAAGGTGGACGCATTGCCGACCCCGGTGAAGAAGAACAGCGCGATGAAGCCTGCGAAGAACCCAGGGAAACTGCCGGCCTGCAGCGAGAAGATCACGGCCAGAACGGATGCGATCATCCCCGCGAAGACCCAAAAGGTGACGCGGCCGCCGCCGAACCGATCCGCGACCCAGCCCGTGCCGGCACGGCTCAGCGCGCCGACCAGCGGCCCGAGGAAGACGTATTGCAGCGCGTTCACATCCGGGAAAGCGATCTTGGACAGCAGCGGGAAGCCTGCCGAATAGCCGATGAAGCTGCCGAAGGTGCCGATGTAGAGGACGCACATCAGCCAATTCTGCGTGCGGCCAAAGATCACTGATTGCTGGGCAAAACTTGCCTTGGCATCGGCTATGTCGTTCAT
This genomic interval from Fuscovulum ytuae contains the following:
- the narJ gene encoding nitrate reductase molybdenum cofactor assembly chaperone, with protein sequence MDRTLKSLSLILSYPSAELQEAMPDIGAVLAADPRIAPATQTALWKLTADLAQGDLYDLQERYVMLFDRSRTLSLNLFEHVHGESRERGGAMVSLIETYRDGGFEPATSELPDHLPVLLEFLATRPTREAQETLADAAHILDALSGRLKRRESGYAAAFAALSALAGGNADADAVAGMLGQPDDDPTDLAALDAVWEETEVTFGPDPNAGCPQVRDMLALMDQPAPQHRSA
- the narH gene encoding nitrate reductase subunit beta codes for the protein MKVRAQIGKVLNLDKCIGCHTCSVTCKNVWTTREGVEYAWFNNVETKPGTGYPTDWENQKRWNGGWVRSASGKLQPKQGAKWRILANIFANPSMPEIDDYYEPFDFDYDHLKSAPDMQAFPTARPRSKITGERMEKIEKGPNWEEILGGEFSKRSADYNFDKVQKDIYGEYENTFMMYLPRLCEHCLNPTCSASCPSGAIYKREEDGIVLIDQEKCRGWRMCISGCPYKKVYYNWDTGKSEKCTFCYPRIESGQPTVCSETCVGRIRYLGVILYDADKIEAAASAERETDLYGAQLDVFLDPNDPEVIAAARRDGVPEDWIEAAKISPVWKMAMDWKVAFPLHPEYRTLPMVWYIPPLSPIQNAAQAGQIAMSDQMPDVRSLRIPVKYLANMLTAGDEEPIVSALERMSAMRLYMRALTVDGVRDEGIAARVGMSGRMIEDMYKIMAIADYEDRFAIPTAHREQNEAGADIRGGCGFTDGNGCSDGESGKTSLFGGKKKSFALPLESF
- a CDS encoding nitrate reductase subunit alpha, with protein sequence MSHLLDRLNFLQKKTLETFSDGWGETTREDRGWEDTYRNRWRHDKIVRSTHGVNCTGSCSWKIYVKSGIVTWETQQTDYPRTRAGLPNHEPRGCARGASYSWYLYSANRVKNPLIRGSLMRAWRKLRATMTPVAAWAAIQADPALRASYTKTRGKGGFVRATWDEATEIVAAANAHTAKVWGPDRVFGFSPIPAMSMVSYAAGSRYLSLLGGTCMSFYDWYCDLPPASPQTWGEQTDVPESADWYNAGFLMLWGSNVPQTRTPDAHFYTEVRYRGTKSAVVSPDYSEAAKFGDIWLNPQAGTDAALAMAMGHVILREFHLDRQAEYFEDYARKYTDMPMLVVLDEQDGRLVPGRMLRAEDFDDKLGEANNPDWKTVAFDEATGRFVAPNGSIGFRWGEEGKWNLVEEAGNAETRLRLSQILDEHHDSIVGVDFPYFGGAATGDFVKCDAPEVLARNIPARKVKLADGREALVATVFDLFCANYGLDRGLGGEWVSKNFDDDTPYTPAWAEKITGVAREKIIAVAREFAGNAEKTRGKSMVILGAGLNHWYHMDMNYRGIINMLVMCGCIGQEGGGWSHYVGQEKLRPQTGWAPLAFALDWNRPPRHMNSTSAWYAHTDQWRYETLRAGEILSPTAPKGDWDISLIDYNIRAERMGWLPSAPQLKTNPLEVSKAAKAAGKDIKEFVAAELKSGNLEMSCQDPDAPENWPRNLFVWRSNLLGSSGKGHEYFLKHLLGTDHGVMGKDLGEEGHAKPVEAVWHDEAPKGKLDLLVCIDFRMSTTAVYSDIVLPTASWYEKDDLNTSDMHPFIHPLQAAVDPAYESKSDWEIFKSIAKKFSEVAPEVLGVETDIVQLPLLHDTAAELAQAHVKDWKKGECDLIPGKTAPNYIAVERDYPNLYKKFTSVGPLLEKLGNGGKGINWDTKVEVGHLRDLNGVVQDEGVSKGLARLNTAIDAAEMILMLAPETNGEVAVKAWEELEKPTGQHHTHLAEGAHHTKIRFRDIAAQPRKIISSPTWSGIESETVCYNAGYTNVHELIPWRTLTGRQQLYQDHLWMRAFGEGFVSYRPPVDLKTITKAVNNDAAEGNPHVVLNFITPHQKWGIHSTYTDNLLMLTLNRGGPVVWMSEVDAKKAGLVDNDWVEAYNVNGALTARVVVSQRIKQGTLFMYHAQEKIVNTPGSEKTGNRGGIHNSVTRATLKPTHMIGGYAQLSYGFNYYGTVGSNRDEFVIVRKMKKVDWLDRPATKGLEAAE